The Dehalobacter sp. genome includes a window with the following:
- a CDS encoding methyl-accepting chemotaxis protein — MTDLTQVVYRQASRKFDISSLPVGHVIQEEDVASRTIKTKKPISEEGGAEIYGFPVLETNYPLFDEDNPDEIVASLGVIIPKKTAAHLRIISGNLEDGLSAISAAIEELAAEATSIHSNEQNLNNNIKEIIGLSEEINKVSIFIKEIADETKMLGLNAAIEAARAGESGRGFGVVAEEIRKLSEQSKSTVPRIQELTDTIKAKVNDAGDMSKSSLHASQEQAAATEQVTASIEEITAMCGELNEMAKTL; from the coding sequence ATGACGGATTTAACTCAGGTTGTTTACCGGCAGGCTTCTCGAAAATTTGATATATCGTCTCTTCCTGTTGGCCATGTTATTCAGGAAGAAGATGTTGCTTCCCGGACCATCAAAACGAAAAAGCCTATTTCAGAAGAAGGTGGAGCAGAGATATACGGTTTCCCTGTTTTAGAAACAAATTACCCGCTCTTTGACGAAGACAATCCTGACGAAATAGTCGCTTCTCTGGGAGTCATTATCCCCAAAAAAACAGCAGCACACCTGCGCATTATTTCAGGAAATCTTGAAGATGGCTTGTCTGCAATTTCTGCAGCAATTGAAGAGCTCGCAGCGGAGGCTACGAGTATTCACTCCAACGAACAAAATCTGAACAACAATATTAAGGAAATTATCGGCCTTTCTGAAGAAATTAATAAGGTTTCTATCTTCATAAAAGAAATAGCGGACGAGACAAAAATGCTTGGTCTGAACGCAGCAATTGAGGCCGCCCGAGCCGGGGAATCAGGCAGAGGATTTGGTGTTGTGGCGGAAGAAATAAGAAAGCTTTCAGAACAATCTAAGAGCACTGTTCCCCGAATCCAGGAATTAACGGATACCATTAAAGCCAAAGTGAATGATGCTGGAGATATGAGTAAAAGTTCATTGCATGCCAGCCAGGAACAGGCTGCAGCAACAGAACAAGTCACAGCCAGTATTGAGGAAATTACCGCAATGTGCGGAGAATTAAATGAGATGGCAAAGACTTTATAA
- a CDS encoding 1,4-dihydroxy-2-naphthoate polyprenyltransferase, with product METKSSPSGAKMQSNRREVLWRLFRPHTLTASFIPVLIGSALAWQIRDGLNWGLVAAMLIASILIQAATNMFNEYYDFIRGLDTAESVGIAGAITRDGIKAGTVLSLALVCLLIASLLGIYICSSSSWWLALIGLGCMAVGYLYTGGPYPIAYTPFGELLAGLFMGSGIILIAYFVQTGSINWDVFLISVPNLILIGAIMMSNNIRDREGDQLNGRHTLAILLGHRRAVQFMAGMFLVANLWVVVLTLAGVLPVWALLVLLSIPNALQALNGFRNKKFPAEMMPGMKSVAQTNTLFGILLTIGLLIELAVSQL from the coding sequence ATGGAAACAAAATCATCCCCTTCGGGGGCCAAGATGCAATCAAACCGCAGGGAGGTTTTATGGCGGTTGTTTCGTCCGCACACCCTTACGGCCTCATTCATACCGGTTCTGATTGGTTCGGCACTGGCTTGGCAGATTAGAGACGGCTTAAACTGGGGACTGGTAGCGGCAATGCTGATTGCTTCAATCTTAATCCAGGCAGCCACGAATATGTTTAATGAGTATTACGACTTTATCCGGGGACTGGATACAGCGGAATCCGTTGGCATCGCCGGTGCGATCACCAGGGACGGAATAAAAGCAGGGACAGTTCTGAGTCTGGCTTTGGTTTGTTTGCTGATTGCATCACTGCTGGGTATTTACATCTGCAGTAGCAGCAGTTGGTGGCTGGCCCTGATTGGCCTGGGCTGTATGGCTGTCGGTTATTTGTACACGGGTGGGCCTTACCCGATTGCCTATACGCCTTTTGGAGAATTGCTGGCCGGGCTCTTTATGGGATCAGGAATTATTTTGATTGCCTATTTTGTTCAGACCGGCAGCATTAACTGGGACGTCTTTTTAATTTCTGTTCCGAATCTGATTCTAATCGGAGCAATCATGATGTCCAACAACATACGTGACCGGGAAGGGGATCAGCTGAACGGGCGCCATACACTCGCCATTCTGTTGGGACACCGCAGGGCTGTACAATTCATGGCGGGAATGTTCCTGGTGGCCAATCTTTGGGTAGTTGTACTTACCCTGGCAGGTGTTCTGCCTGTCTGGGCACTATTGGTCCTGCTGAGCATTCCGAATGCTCTTCAGGCCTTGAACGGATTCCGCAACAAAAAATTCCCGGCTGAAATGATGCCGGGAATGAAAAGTGTGGCTCAGACCAATACACTTTTTGGGATTTTGCTTACCATTGGTTTGTTAATTGAACTAGCCGTAAGTCAACTGTAA
- a CDS encoding chemotaxis protein CheW yields the protein MKNIQMVVFAVGKEDYGIDISCAQEIIRIPKNITRVPNMPSFIEGMLNLRDQVIPVVDLRKRFGLENTETENDSRLLILNLEGMLLGNIVDDVSEVLSVGEESIESLYVEIAHLGNNCIKGICKVEDRLIMLLDVTKLKNEIFASVS from the coding sequence TTGAAAAATATTCAAATGGTGGTGTTTGCTGTGGGCAAAGAAGATTACGGCATTGACATTTCTTGTGCCCAGGAAATAATACGAATTCCCAAAAACATTACCAGAGTGCCGAACATGCCTTCTTTCATAGAAGGTATGTTAAACCTCAGAGATCAAGTTATTCCCGTGGTAGACCTTAGAAAAAGATTTGGTCTTGAAAACACGGAAACAGAAAATGACAGCCGGTTGCTGATACTTAACCTGGAAGGAATGCTTTTAGGCAATATTGTGGATGACGTTTCGGAGGTTCTGAGTGTAGGTGAAGAGTCCATCGAAAGTTTATATGTCGAAATCGCTCATTTAGGCAATAATTGCATCAAAGGGATCTGTAAAGTTGAGGATCGCTTGATTATGCTTCTGGATGTCACGAAATTAAAAAACGAAATATTTGCATCTGTTAGTTAA
- the hflX gene encoding GTPase HflX — MLQVNGEIEGIKNSILKKLDGFYTYQIPRDHLWTQELIEQLAEISSQVNKEIAVYADRKGRITDVSIGNHSTVKLAEVEQKHSLQRLSGTRCIHTHPKSSGLLSSMDISSLKQLNLDAMIAIGIRNNRAEDLYVGILSPTNIEEVNIFGPLAADIDDFALLFQNIEDADNVLRKLPAEKAKTGERTILVGLQTRYSRDLYGISEAEVSFAELEELAKTAGALIVGHLMQKKETRDSLTIIGPGKLEELQQMIQTRQADLVIFDEELTGTQQRILEEKLGLKVLSRTGLILDIFAQHARSREGILQVELAQLEYRLPRLTGTGVVLSRLGGGIGTRGPGETKLETDRRHIRSRIAHLRERLDDIRRQRGVLRGNRQKNNIPVLSIVGYTNAGKSTLLNALCGSDVLAEDKLFATLDPTTRKLPLNNGSTVLLSDTVGFIRRLPPNLLDAFKSTLEEVVLSDQILIVADAADPQVEDHIRIVDEILAELGAGSKPTLIVLNKVDRLHPDNRISLWRETRPVVEISALQRSGLEELKQAIEKELFSDHIQVSLKIPVSDGAALAWLYANTKVLEVVYDEQVTHVEAELAASLLSTVERYRVSAP, encoded by the coding sequence TTGCTACAGGTTAACGGTGAAATAGAAGGTATAAAAAACAGTATTCTTAAAAAGTTAGACGGTTTCTATACTTACCAAATTCCTAGAGACCATTTGTGGACACAGGAACTCATTGAACAACTTGCCGAAATCTCTTCGCAGGTGAACAAGGAAATTGCCGTGTATGCCGACCGCAAAGGCCGGATCACCGATGTCAGCATAGGAAATCACAGTACCGTGAAGCTGGCTGAAGTGGAGCAGAAACACAGCCTGCAGCGCCTTTCGGGCACCCGCTGTATTCATACCCATCCCAAGAGCAGCGGTTTATTGTCTTCCATGGACATCAGTTCCCTGAAGCAGTTGAATCTCGATGCAATGATCGCCATCGGGATCCGGAATAACCGGGCTGAAGACCTTTATGTTGGCATTCTGTCACCTACGAACATTGAGGAGGTCAATATTTTCGGACCCCTTGCGGCTGATATAGATGACTTTGCGTTGCTCTTTCAAAATATCGAAGATGCCGACAATGTACTCAGGAAATTGCCTGCAGAAAAAGCCAAAACAGGTGAACGTACCATACTGGTTGGACTGCAGACACGGTACAGCAGAGACCTATACGGAATCAGCGAAGCGGAAGTCTCGTTTGCTGAACTCGAAGAACTGGCCAAAACAGCCGGCGCCTTGATTGTCGGCCATTTGATGCAGAAAAAAGAAACCCGCGATTCCTTAACGATCATCGGCCCGGGCAAGCTCGAAGAGCTTCAGCAAATGATCCAGACACGCCAGGCTGATCTGGTTATCTTCGACGAAGAATTAACCGGAACCCAGCAGCGCATCCTCGAAGAAAAGCTGGGGTTGAAAGTTCTGTCCCGTACAGGCCTGATTCTGGATATATTCGCCCAGCATGCCCGTTCCAGGGAAGGAATCCTGCAAGTAGAGCTAGCCCAGCTCGAATATAGACTTCCCCGCCTGACAGGAACCGGTGTAGTGCTTTCTCGTCTGGGAGGCGGCATCGGAACAAGGGGACCAGGTGAAACAAAACTGGAAACTGACCGTCGTCATATCCGCTCCCGGATTGCTCATCTGAGAGAACGCCTTGACGATATCCGTAGACAACGCGGTGTTCTCCGCGGAAACCGCCAAAAAAACAATATCCCGGTTCTGTCCATTGTCGGTTATACCAACGCCGGGAAATCTACCCTTTTAAATGCGTTGTGCGGCTCGGATGTCTTGGCCGAGGACAAACTGTTTGCTACGCTTGATCCGACAACCCGCAAGCTTCCCTTAAATAACGGCAGTACGGTCCTGCTTTCCGATACGGTAGGCTTTATTCGAAGACTTCCGCCTAATTTGCTCGATGCCTTTAAATCAACCCTGGAGGAAGTCGTATTATCCGACCAGATTTTGATTGTGGCTGATGCTGCTGATCCTCAGGTCGAAGACCACATCCGGATTGTCGATGAAATCCTGGCAGAACTTGGTGCAGGCAGTAAACCGACCCTGATTGTCCTCAATAAAGTTGACCGTTTGCATCCGGACAACCGGATCAGCCTTTGGCGCGAAACGCGGCCTGTTGTAGAAATTTCTGCTTTGCAGAGGAGCGGGTTGGAAGAACTGAAGCAGGCCATCGAGAAAGAACTGTTCAGTGACCACATTCAGGTTAGTCTGAAAATTCCTGTTTCCGATGGAGCCGCATTGGCCTGGCTATATGCGAATACGAAAGTTCTTGAAGTCGTCTATGATGAACAAGTTACCCACGTCGAAGCGGAACTCGCCGCTTCCTTACTGAGCACTGTGGAGAGATATAGAGTCTCTGCTCCATGA
- a CDS encoding AraC family transcriptional regulator yields MQQKEIVRKIVETFYGATEITTLYVPLTLVNHPSILRGSNYTFLMDYFEFGEIINFLTALFEQDSFDLNTYHTVITKNFFVYNIVRIGYKTKKIGAVVSGPLIVHDPPEIVLDNILRSRLLSFQKKQEFKSALKTVPLTTLKRIDYLGRLLLVLCKPNVKTLVGSKQSFHCWEERDPKAGYKNLLNPCLEEDRKSHYDMIYFFLKSARDNIIRGDERGIQLLLRKSGDLLWQTRAYDKQYISSLKLNCIITGSICCLYAIQGNAPYERMMSLLERFIVKINKQSSPEEIIIQMVEISKVFTHAVSVLTCKEYSIHINRALQYIKRYYAEKITLNQLARYLGLSPSYLSSQINKETHLTLAGNINKIRIEQSKDLLLNSNKPIKEIADAVGYNYQNHFNSIFKGIVGMTPLEFRKKGC; encoded by the coding sequence ATGCAGCAGAAAGAAATAGTCAGAAAAATTGTCGAAACGTTTTATGGTGCTACAGAAATTACAACCTTGTACGTCCCGTTAACACTGGTTAATCACCCTTCAATTCTAAGAGGATCCAACTATACATTCTTGATGGACTATTTTGAGTTTGGTGAAATCATCAATTTTCTTACAGCTTTGTTTGAACAAGACTCTTTTGACTTGAATACTTATCATACTGTTATTACCAAGAACTTCTTTGTCTATAACATTGTAAGGATCGGGTACAAAACAAAAAAAATAGGAGCGGTGGTTTCTGGGCCGCTCATCGTTCATGATCCTCCAGAAATAGTTCTGGATAATATTCTTAGGTCTCGATTATTATCCTTTCAGAAAAAGCAGGAGTTCAAGAGCGCGTTGAAAACAGTGCCTTTGACCACTTTAAAACGTATTGATTACCTGGGAAGATTGCTCCTTGTGTTATGTAAACCCAATGTCAAGACATTAGTCGGCTCGAAGCAAAGTTTTCACTGCTGGGAAGAAAGAGATCCCAAGGCAGGATATAAGAATTTGCTTAATCCCTGCCTGGAGGAGGATAGAAAAAGCCATTATGACATGATTTATTTTTTTCTTAAGAGTGCTAGAGATAACATCATCCGCGGAGATGAAAGAGGAATACAACTGCTTCTCAGAAAATCCGGGGACTTGCTATGGCAAACACGGGCCTACGATAAGCAATATATTTCTTCCCTAAAATTAAATTGCATCATTACAGGCAGTATTTGCTGTCTTTATGCCATTCAGGGAAATGCTCCCTATGAACGGATGATGTCTCTGCTGGAGCGTTTTATTGTCAAGATAAATAAACAGAGTTCACCTGAAGAGATTATTATTCAAATGGTAGAAATCTCTAAAGTGTTTACACACGCCGTTTCTGTCTTAACCTGTAAGGAATATTCGATCCATATAAACCGGGCTTTACAGTATATCAAACGTTATTATGCTGAAAAGATCACTTTAAATCAGCTGGCTAGGTATCTTGGCCTAAGCCCTTCATATCTTTCCAGTCAAATAAACAAAGAAACACACTTAACACTTGCAGGCAATATTAATAAAATCCGGATTGAGCAAAGCAAGGATCTTTTGCTGAATTCCAATAAGCCCATTAAGGAGATTGCTGATGCGGTGGGATATAACTATCAAAACCATTTTAATTCTATTTTTAAAGGCATAGTTGGGATGACCCCGCTAGAATTTCGAAAAAAGGGTTGTTAA
- a CDS encoding LysE family translocator has translation MFSLSAVLLFITSSIVLILAPGPDIVFLITQGIAKGKKAGIFTSIGLTLGNSVHTLAAALGLSVIFKTSEVAFVLFKTCGALYLFYLAYKAIKHRNDPLTAGVDQQGFDHRGLLLRGFYMNVFNPKVALFFLAFLPQFVNSEFGSVPLQMIFLGLIFMGLVALIFGFIGYSAGSLGNWILEKPGFSKVMNIVSATIFGAIGFKLLTSTR, from the coding sequence GTGTTTTCATTATCTGCGGTCCTGCTGTTTATTACCTCGTCCATTGTACTGATCCTGGCACCCGGTCCGGACATTGTATTTTTGATAACCCAGGGTATAGCCAAGGGAAAGAAGGCAGGCATTTTTACTTCAATCGGGCTGACGTTGGGTAATTCGGTTCATACGTTGGCCGCGGCGCTGGGGCTATCTGTCATATTCAAGACGTCAGAAGTCGCCTTTGTTCTGTTTAAAACCTGCGGGGCGCTTTATCTTTTTTATTTGGCATATAAAGCGATCAAACATCGGAATGACCCGCTGACTGCCGGTGTTGACCAACAAGGGTTCGATCACCGCGGCCTGCTGCTGCGAGGTTTCTATATGAATGTTTTCAATCCGAAAGTCGCCCTTTTTTTCCTGGCATTCCTGCCTCAGTTTGTCAATTCTGAATTTGGCAGCGTTCCTTTGCAGATGATATTCTTAGGGCTTATCTTTATGGGGCTTGTTGCGCTGATTTTTGGATTTATCGGTTACTCGGCCGGCTCTTTAGGAAATTGGATTTTAGAGAAGCCCGGGTTTTCCAAGGTTATGAATATTGTCTCGGCGACCATCTTTGGAGCAATCGGCTTTAAGCTTCTGACCAGCACAAGATAA
- a CDS encoding metallophosphoesterase yields MEGGYLLRRYHLTRRQLIAGGIGIIVTTFFLYYERYSVAVTEYRASIANLPKEFEGFTILHLTDLHSKRYGREQKTLLDLIHQFSFDMVALTGDFIDKDNADFTAGRELIQGLRPKPIFFVSGNHEWRYQFHIREPLINEGVHVLQNEAYTYSIGNSHIWIVGVNDPYTYRDDLSKATGRISDQAPKILLAHAPDILTKAAEDEIELVLVGHTHGGQIRLPLLGAIYVPGQALFPKYDYGEFQYKSTSMIINCGLGESTHFPFRFCSRPEIVLVKLVS; encoded by the coding sequence GTGGAGGGAGGTTATCTTCTGCGTAGATATCATTTGACTCGCCGTCAGTTGATTGCAGGTGGAATCGGGATAATCGTAACCACCTTTTTTCTATATTACGAGCGGTATTCAGTTGCTGTAACTGAGTATCGCGCTTCGATTGCCAATTTGCCCAAAGAATTTGAGGGATTCACGATTCTGCATCTGACGGATTTGCATAGCAAAAGATATGGCCGGGAGCAAAAAACCCTGCTTGATTTGATCCATCAATTCAGCTTTGATATGGTCGCGCTTACCGGTGATTTCATTGATAAAGATAATGCTGATTTCACCGCCGGCCGGGAATTGATTCAAGGGCTTCGTCCCAAACCGATTTTCTTTGTGTCGGGCAATCACGAATGGCGTTATCAGTTTCATATCCGGGAGCCTCTGATTAATGAGGGAGTGCATGTTCTTCAAAACGAGGCGTATACGTACAGCATCGGAAATTCCCATATCTGGATCGTCGGGGTCAATGATCCGTATACGTACAGGGATGACTTGAGTAAGGCCACAGGCCGGATATCCGATCAGGCCCCGAAAATACTGCTGGCTCATGCCCCTGATATTTTAACGAAAGCAGCCGAGGATGAGATAGAATTGGTGCTTGTCGGGCATACGCATGGTGGACAAATCAGGCTGCCGCTGCTCGGGGCTATTTATGTTCCGGGACAAGCGTTGTTTCCAAAGTATGATTATGGAGAGTTTCAGTATAAAAGCACAAGTATGATCATCAATTGCGGCTTAGGGGAAAGTACCCATTTCCCGTTCAGGTTCTGCAGCAGACCAGAAATTGTGCTGGTGAAACTAGTGAGTTGA
- the larC gene encoding nickel pincer cofactor biosynthesis protein LarC, whose translation MKVIYYDCFSGISGDMNLGAMLDLGVPKDHLLAELAKLQINEQYTINIRSESKHGIEGTRVEITVEDPVNHHSSQQARTLADITKMIREIDLSAAVKDRSIRTFAILADAEARVHGIKAEQVHFHEVGAVDAILDIVGSAVCLEYLQADRIVASSVELGGGFVRCEHGLLPVPAPAVTELLQGVPVKTGIVPFETTTPTGAAILAANVQEYTDNVDMIIHRTGYGIGRRDLEIPNILRVYLGERAEKTAPGFRQQERQWMLETNIDDMNPEFYEYIEEKMVAAGALDVFKTPVIMKKGRPGSKLSALVNKEGISAVGEVILRETSAIGLRSYPVEKTILRRENMLMQTRYGPVNVKYSYLDAERIKSKPEYEDCKRLAREHDLPLSEIYAEVYRLLPKGNRSGALNQERKN comes from the coding sequence ATGAAAGTTATCTATTATGACTGTTTCAGCGGCATAAGTGGAGATATGAATCTTGGAGCGATGCTCGATCTTGGCGTCCCAAAGGATCATCTGCTCGCTGAGCTGGCTAAACTTCAAATCAATGAGCAATATACAATAAACATCCGTTCTGAAAGCAAGCATGGAATTGAAGGCACACGCGTAGAGATAACGGTTGAAGATCCCGTGAACCACCATTCCAGCCAGCAGGCGAGAACGTTAGCCGATATCACTAAAATGATCAGGGAAATTGATTTGTCAGCAGCTGTGAAAGACAGAAGCATCCGGACATTTGCCATTCTGGCGGATGCGGAAGCAAGGGTTCATGGAATAAAGGCCGAGCAAGTCCATTTTCATGAGGTCGGGGCTGTGGATGCGATTCTCGATATTGTCGGGTCGGCTGTTTGCCTGGAATACTTGCAAGCTGACAGGATCGTCGCTTCCAGTGTGGAACTTGGTGGTGGATTTGTGCGCTGTGAGCACGGCCTGCTTCCAGTTCCTGCACCGGCCGTAACAGAGCTGCTCCAGGGTGTCCCGGTAAAGACCGGAATCGTGCCTTTTGAGACGACGACGCCCACAGGAGCGGCTATTCTGGCTGCGAATGTTCAAGAATATACGGACAATGTGGATATGATCATTCACCGGACCGGTTATGGGATTGGCCGGCGGGATTTGGAAATACCCAATATTCTACGGGTATATCTTGGGGAGAGAGCTGAAAAGACTGCTCCCGGATTCAGACAGCAGGAAAGACAGTGGATGCTGGAAACGAATATTGATGATATGAATCCGGAATTCTATGAATATATTGAAGAAAAGATGGTTGCTGCCGGAGCCCTGGACGTCTTTAAAACGCCGGTGATCATGAAGAAGGGGCGGCCGGGGTCAAAATTAAGCGCTTTAGTCAACAAGGAAGGGATCTCAGCTGTCGGGGAAGTTATTTTGCGGGAAACATCGGCGATTGGTTTGCGCAGTTATCCAGTTGAAAAAACGATACTCCGCCGGGAGAATATGCTGATGCAGACCCGGTACGGTCCGGTCAATGTAAAATATTCTTATTTAGATGCGGAAAGAATCAAATCGAAACCGGAATATGAAGACTGTAAAAGACTTGCCAGGGAGCATGACCTTCCCTTAAGCGAAATCTATGCTGAAGTTTACAGACTGCTGCCCAAAGGCAATCGATCCGGAGCTTTAAATCAAGAGAGGAAGAACTGA
- the secA2 gene encoding accessory Sec system translocase SecA2 — MFKFLTDRLNPAGFKAKLEQISWFMRQREYALTYNLKAYDAILKQIEQYRLAQADEKQIKEIGKRLRLLATSGSSLDLLMPEAFALAREASRRVLGLFPFAEQLIAGIVLHEGKIAEMQTGEGKTLSAVMPAYLNALAGKGVHILTFSDYLAARDASWMGPVYEFLGLSVGCVSEGMALTERQKAYSADITYASAKEAGFDYLRDCLCLEQQELVQRPFHYAIIDEADSILIDEARIPLVIAGEMSGGREDLSHLAGLVKELRPLLDFELNQNGNHVFLTDSGLQHIEKMLNKSNLYQAQDLQLLARVNCALHAEVLLKRDKDYILRNDRIELIDPYTGRIADKRHWPEDIQAAVEAKEGINSGKNGMILGSVTLQHFLSLYPKISGMTGTAVTSAGEFNEFYGMEVVVIPTHRPCIRADHPDWIFTSREAKQKALLEEINRVHLRGRPILVGTGSVAESESLAADLRQAGIACRVLNAKNDEMEAGVIAQAGEPGAVTVSTNMAGRGIDIKLGGAREEQKEKVMTAEGLYVIGTSLFESRRVNNQLRGRAGRHGEPGESRFFISLEDELIKNYQLARFIPKDHCPQDQEGPVSDPVVRLEITRGIKMIEGYHEDIRRQLWEYSSMIEHQRRIVVEKRFRILRDETVLHHLQLQATERYLSLSEKYGTKLMQKIEKQLTLHYLDKCWAEYLAYISDVRESIYLVALGKKNPLTEFNRIAMEGFRELSDRIETEIVSAFHTVQIDQNGIVHKKEVLQTPSVTWTYLLNENGNNFLWLWRHNSAKNHKDYSNEC, encoded by the coding sequence ATGTTTAAATTTCTTACGGATAGACTCAATCCAGCCGGATTCAAAGCGAAGCTGGAACAAATCAGCTGGTTTATGAGGCAGCGGGAGTATGCGCTGACCTATAATTTGAAAGCCTATGATGCCATACTGAAACAAATCGAACAGTACCGACTTGCTCAGGCAGACGAGAAGCAAATAAAAGAAATCGGGAAGCGTTTAAGACTCCTGGCCACAAGCGGAAGTTCGCTTGATTTGCTGATGCCGGAAGCTTTTGCGCTGGCCAGGGAGGCATCACGCCGGGTCTTGGGCCTGTTTCCTTTTGCGGAACAACTGATTGCGGGGATTGTGTTGCATGAGGGGAAGATTGCTGAGATGCAGACTGGAGAAGGTAAGACCCTGTCAGCAGTCATGCCGGCTTATCTGAACGCTTTAGCCGGAAAAGGTGTACATATCCTCACATTCAGCGATTATCTGGCAGCCCGGGATGCCAGCTGGATGGGACCGGTCTATGAATTTCTTGGACTGTCGGTTGGATGTGTCAGCGAAGGTATGGCTTTAACGGAACGGCAAAAGGCTTATTCGGCGGATATAACCTATGCCTCGGCTAAAGAAGCGGGTTTTGATTATCTGCGGGATTGCCTTTGTTTGGAGCAGCAGGAGCTGGTTCAGCGCCCGTTTCATTATGCAATTATTGACGAGGCCGATTCAATTTTAATTGATGAAGCACGGATTCCGCTGGTGATTGCCGGAGAAATGAGCGGGGGCAGAGAGGATCTGTCCCACCTCGCCGGACTGGTGAAAGAATTGCGGCCTCTCCTGGATTTTGAATTAAACCAGAACGGCAATCATGTCTTTTTAACTGACAGCGGACTTCAGCATATAGAAAAAATGCTGAACAAAAGTAATCTTTACCAGGCCCAAGATCTTCAGCTGCTGGCTAGGGTAAACTGCGCGTTGCATGCAGAGGTCTTGCTCAAAAGGGATAAGGACTATATTCTTCGCAACGACAGGATCGAACTGATCGATCCATATACGGGACGTATTGCCGACAAACGCCACTGGCCCGAGGACATTCAGGCAGCCGTGGAGGCCAAAGAAGGTATAAATTCGGGGAAGAACGGGATGATTTTGGGATCAGTCACGCTGCAGCATTTTTTAAGCTTATATCCGAAGATTTCTGGAATGACAGGAACGGCCGTAACCTCAGCCGGTGAATTCAACGAATTTTACGGCATGGAGGTTGTTGTCATTCCTACCCATAGGCCGTGTATCCGTGCAGATCATCCTGACTGGATATTTACAAGCCGGGAAGCCAAGCAAAAAGCATTACTCGAAGAGATTAACAGGGTACATCTCCGGGGCAGGCCTATACTGGTCGGAACAGGAAGCGTCGCAGAGTCGGAGTCTTTGGCGGCTGACCTCCGTCAGGCGGGAATCGCGTGCAGGGTCTTAAATGCCAAGAACGATGAAATGGAAGCCGGAGTCATTGCGCAGGCCGGAGAACCGGGAGCGGTTACGGTTTCTACGAATATGGCCGGCAGAGGTATCGATATCAAGCTGGGCGGAGCCAGGGAAGAACAAAAAGAAAAAGTGATGACTGCCGAAGGCTTATATGTCATCGGAACAAGTCTTTTTGAAAGCCGCAGGGTGAACAATCAACTCAGGGGAAGAGCTGGAAGACACGGTGAACCGGGAGAAAGCAGATTCTTTATCAGTCTGGAAGATGAACTGATCAAGAATTATCAGCTTGCCCGCTTTATTCCGAAAGACCATTGTCCTCAGGATCAGGAAGGTCCCGTTTCAGATCCTGTTGTCAGACTCGAAATAACGAGAGGAATCAAAATGATTGAGGGATATCATGAAGATATCCGGAGACAGTTGTGGGAGTATTCCTCGATGATTGAGCACCAGCGGCGGATCGTTGTTGAGAAAAGATTCCGGATCCTGAGAGATGAAACGGTGTTGCATCATTTGCAGCTTCAAGCTACGGAAAGATATCTGTCTTTGTCTGAGAAATATGGAACGAAGCTTATGCAAAAAATTGAAAAACAGCTTACGCTTCATTATCTGGATAAATGTTGGGCGGAATATCTTGCCTATATCTCCGATGTCCGGGAGAGCATTTATTTGGTAGCGCTGGGCAAAAAAAATCCGCTAACGGAGTTTAACCGCATTGCTATGGAAGGCTTTCGAGAATTGTCCGATAGAATTGAGACGGAAATTGTCAGTGCGTTTCATACCGTTCAAATTGATCAGAACGGAATTGTGCACAAAAAAGAAGTCCTGCAAACTCCTTCAGTAACCTGGACTTATCTTCTGAATGAGAACGGGAACAACTTTTTATGGTTATGGCGGCACAATTCTGCGAAAAATCACAAGGATTATTCAAATGAATGTTGA